A region from the Xenopus laevis strain J_2021 chromosome 4S, Xenopus_laevis_v10.1, whole genome shotgun sequence genome encodes:
- the cnbp.L gene encoding cellular nucleic acid binding protein (The RefSeq protein has 1 substitution, 1 frameshift and aligns at 99% coverage compared to this genomic sequence): MSSNECFKCGRTGHWARECPTGGGRGRGGGRGRGRGGFSSSRDICYRCGESGHLAKDCDLQEDACYNCGRGGHIAKDCKEPRKEREQCCYNCGKPGHLARDCDHADEHRCYSCGEFGHIQKDCTKVKCYRCGETGHVAINCSKTSEVNCYRCGESGHLARECTIEATA, translated from the exons ATGAGCAGCAACGAGTGCTTCAAGTGCGGCCGCACTGGTCACTGGGCAAGAGAGTGCCCAACTGGAGGAGGACGTGGCCGTGGGGGG AGAGGCAGAGGCCGTGGGGGGTTCAGCTCGTCTAGAG ACATCTGCTACCGCTGTGGGGAGTCTGGCCACCTTGCTAAGGATTGTGATCTGCAGGAGGATG CTTGCTATAACTGTGGCAGAGGTGGGCATATTGCCAAGGACTGTAAGGAGCCCAGGAAAGAGCGGGAGCAGTGCTGCTATAACTGTGGGAAGCCGGGCCACCTTGCCCGTGATTGTGACCACGCTGATGAACATAAGTGCTATTCTTGCGGAGAGTTTGGACACATCCAGAAGGACTGCACCAAAGTGAAATGTTACAG GTGTGGGGAGACTGGCCACGTGGCCATTAACTGCAGCAAAACCAGTGAAGTCAACTGTTACCGCTGCGGAGAGTCGGGGCACCTGGCACGGGAATGCACCATTGAAGCCACCGCTTAA
- the yipf4.S gene encoding uncharacterized protein LOC431798 encodes MCDAPHTPIDLSGSIAPPDVKLNLGGDFSKESTASTFLRQRGYGWLMEVEENDPEDNKPLLEELDIDLKDIYYKIRCVLMPMPSLGFNRQVVRDNPDFWGPLAVVLFFSMISLYGQFRVVSWIITIWIFGSLTVFLLARVLSGEVSYGQVLGVIGYSLLPLIVIAPALLLLRPFEIVSTAIKLFGVFWAAYSAASLLVGEEFKSKKPLLIYPIFLLYIYFLSLYTGV; translated from the exons ATGTGTGACGCTCCTCACACCCCCATTG ATCTGAGCGGCTCTATAGCGCCCCCTGATGTCAAGTTAAATCTCGGCGGAGACTTCTCCAAGGAATCCACGGCCAGCACCTTCCTGCGGCAGAGAGGCTACGGGTGGCTCATGGAGGTTGAAGAGAACGACCCCGAGGACAACAAGCCCCTCTT GGAGGAACTGGACATCGACCTCAAAgacatttactataaaatccgctGTGTCCTGATGCCCATGCCGTCCCTCGGGTTCAACAGACAGGTGGTACGAGACAACCCAGATTTCTGGGGACCCCTCGCCGTCGTCCTTTTCTTCTCCATGATTTCCTTGTATGGGCAGTTCCGA GTGGTGTCCTGGATCATCACAATATGGATATTTGGATCACTGACAGTGTTCCTGCTTGCGAGGGTATTGTCTGGAGAG GTGTCGTACGGGCAAGTGCTGGGAGTCATAGGATATTCCCTGCTGCCCTTGATTGTCATTGCgcctgcactgctgctgcttcgCCCCTTTGAAATTGTCTCCACTGCAATAAAG CTCTTTGGGGTATTCTGGGCTGCATACAGCGCTGCTTCTTTATTGGTCGGGGAGGAGTTTAAGAGCAAGAAGCCCCTTCTGATTTACCCCATCTTCCTGTTGTACATCTACTTCCTGTCTCTCTACACCGGCGTGTGA
- the yipf4.S gene encoding uncharacterized protein LOC431798 isoform X1: MQPPGPSARTLNPNSPPGDFTFVSSSGAEDLSGSIAPPDVKLNLGGDFSKESTASTFLRQRGYGWLMEVEENDPEDNKPLLEELDIDLKDIYYKIRCVLMPMPSLGFNRQVVRDNPDFWGPLAVVLFFSMISLYGQFRVVSWIITIWIFGSLTVFLLARVLSGEVSYGQVLGVIGYSLLPLIVIAPALLLLRPFEIVSTAIKLFGVFWAAYSAASLLVGEEFKSKKPLLIYPIFLLYIYFLSLYTGV, from the exons ATGCAGCCCCCCGGCCCTTCAGCGCGTACCCTGAACCCCAACAGCCCCCCGGGGGACTTCACCTTCGTGTCTTCCTCTGGGGCTGAAG ATCTGAGCGGCTCTATAGCGCCCCCTGATGTCAAGTTAAATCTCGGCGGAGACTTCTCCAAGGAATCCACGGCCAGCACCTTCCTGCGGCAGAGAGGCTACGGGTGGCTCATGGAGGTTGAAGAGAACGACCCCGAGGACAACAAGCCCCTCTT GGAGGAACTGGACATCGACCTCAAAgacatttactataaaatccgctGTGTCCTGATGCCCATGCCGTCCCTCGGGTTCAACAGACAGGTGGTACGAGACAACCCAGATTTCTGGGGACCCCTCGCCGTCGTCCTTTTCTTCTCCATGATTTCCTTGTATGGGCAGTTCCGA GTGGTGTCCTGGATCATCACAATATGGATATTTGGATCACTGACAGTGTTCCTGCTTGCGAGGGTATTGTCTGGAGAG GTGTCGTACGGGCAAGTGCTGGGAGTCATAGGATATTCCCTGCTGCCCTTGATTGTCATTGCgcctgcactgctgctgcttcgCCCCTTTGAAATTGTCTCCACTGCAATAAAG CTCTTTGGGGTATTCTGGGCTGCATACAGCGCTGCTTCTTTATTGGTCGGGGAGGAGTTTAAGAGCAAGAAGCCCCTTCTGATTTACCCCATCTTCCTGTTGTACATCTACTTCCTGTCTCTCTACACCGGCGTGTGA